One region of Betaproteobacteria bacterium genomic DNA includes:
- a CDS encoding pilin: protein MKKIQQGFTLIELMIVVAIIGILAAVALPAYQDYTVRARVSEGLSLAGDAKQVIGSSSNTAVELTAAAGAFNDTLAVGVGARSKYVTNVQIAAATGVVTVTLNDANIGGGIPVGATILFSPYKSTAAGFVTLAGNFGVAGNVDWACTSSTNAVATGRNMAAAATGTLPARLAPSECR, encoded by the coding sequence ATGAAAAAGATTCAACAAGGTTTCACCCTGATCGAACTGATGATCGTTGTTGCCATTATCGGTATTCTGGCTGCTGTTGCTCTGCCGGCTTATCAGGATTACACCGTTCGTGCCCGTGTTAGCGAAGGTCTGTCGCTGGCTGGTGATGCCAAGCAAGTTATTGGTTCTAGCAGCAACACAGCCGTTGAATTGACTGCTGCTGCCGGGGCATTTAACGACACCTTGGCCGTAGGTGTTGGTGCGCGATCTAAGTACGTAACCAATGTGCAAATTGCTGCTGCCACTGGTGTGGTTACGGTAACCCTGAATGATGCCAACATCGGCGGTGGTATCCCGGTTGGCGCAACTATCCTATTTTCCCCTTACAAATCTACAGCAGCTGGCTTCGTTACTTTGGCTGGTAATTTCGGTGTCGCGGGCAATGTGGACTGGGCATGTACATCTTCTACCAATGCTGTTGCGACTGGTCGTAACATGGCTGCTGCTGCTACCGGTACCCTGCCGGCTCGTCTCGCACCGAGCGAGTGCCGTTAA
- a CDS encoding type IV pilin accessory protein has product MIPRLRAGLIHLSISSVVALMAVGIVFLIWYPHPLHTAAGVTEIFLIVLGVDVVIGPLLTTLVYRQGKKSLRFDLSTIALLQLLAFSYGLWTVAEGRPAWLVFNADRFDLVQAYQIDERKLSEAPADFRSAPWTGPRWVSARRAETAEERKTIALEAMIAGVDVAQRPELYRSLDEDATAIRERSKPLDELTHYNSKSVVDEARQRWPEADAYLPMMARAHPVTVLINKASAKVVAIVDLNPWE; this is encoded by the coding sequence ATGATTCCTCGTCTGCGTGCTGGCCTAATTCATTTGTCGATCTCTTCCGTTGTCGCTTTGATGGCGGTTGGAATCGTGTTTTTAATCTGGTATCCCCATCCGTTGCATACGGCGGCTGGCGTTACAGAGATTTTTCTTATTGTTTTGGGGGTCGATGTTGTTATTGGGCCGTTGCTGACGACGCTGGTTTATCGACAGGGCAAGAAATCCCTGCGTTTTGATTTGTCCACGATTGCCTTGCTGCAGTTGCTGGCATTTTCCTACGGACTGTGGACCGTGGCGGAGGGGCGACCGGCCTGGCTGGTGTTTAACGCGGACCGTTTTGATTTGGTGCAGGCGTATCAGATTGATGAGCGCAAGCTTAGCGAAGCTCCCGCTGACTTTCGCTCCGCACCTTGGACTGGGCCACGCTGGGTTTCGGCGCGTCGCGCGGAGACTGCAGAGGAGCGTAAGACGATTGCCCTTGAGGCCATGATTGCGGGCGTTGACGTTGCTCAGCGTCCTGAACTCTATCGCTCACTTGATGAAGATGCGACGGCGATACGCGAGCGTTCCAAGCCTCTGGATGAGCTAACGCACTACAACTCGAAGTCCGTTGTCGACGAAGCTCGCCAGCGCTGGCCTGAGGCTGACGCCTATCTTCCCATGATGGCCCGCGCGCATCCGGTCACCGTGCTGATCAACAAGGCTTCGGCGAAAGTCGTTGCGATTGTTGACCTCAATCCCTGGGAGTAG
- a CDS encoding CYTH and CHAD domain-containing protein: MSTEIELKLQLNPKAARQLAAHPLLACIPPHKQHLLNTYFDTPKLELHARRVAVRFRKKGWQWLCTVKSAEPASGGLAMRSEWETPATPGIFDFSHVDADDFRIFLEQKRDQFEPVFTTDFHRQIWHVPFGESLIELAIDRGHIESRGRRTTICEIELELLSGKVDDIFALTRELQQTIDLYPAIASKAERGYKLFLNEPLRPFKSKPVPINDQQTPVEAFRSVALGCLEHFQRNESGLLIGGDPEFVHQARVSLRRLRSAIKLFAPVLPAEFVAAYGQTWRTLAGALGDTRNWDVFLEETLPPIAAAFPEHRDIKRLRKAALQRASSARKSVIGLLAVSEYPRLLLEFTAAIYTLNDSAPVPIKDFARQQIANYARKARKLALQHAELSPEERHKLRIAFKKLRYSLEFFAPLLPQRRLKPYLAALAQLQEELGLINDHVTAETLMVNVLDGHPPGPVHGWISGRYALLIRELPDALQTWLTQSPPI, translated from the coding sequence ATGAGTACCGAAATCGAGCTCAAGCTCCAGCTCAACCCCAAAGCAGCCCGCCAACTGGCTGCGCACCCACTGCTCGCCTGCATTCCGCCGCATAAGCAGCACCTGCTGAATACTTATTTCGACACGCCAAAACTGGAGCTTCACGCCAGACGCGTTGCCGTCCGCTTCCGCAAGAAGGGCTGGCAATGGCTATGCACGGTCAAATCTGCCGAGCCAGCCAGCGGCGGCCTGGCCATGCGCAGCGAATGGGAAACCCCGGCCACACCGGGAATTTTCGATTTCAGCCATGTGGACGCCGACGATTTCCGGATTTTTCTCGAACAGAAGCGCGATCAATTCGAACCAGTCTTCACGACCGACTTCCACCGTCAGATCTGGCACGTCCCGTTTGGCGAATCGCTGATCGAACTGGCCATTGACCGCGGCCACATAGAAAGCCGTGGCCGACGCACCACCATCTGCGAAATCGAGCTTGAACTACTTTCCGGCAAGGTCGATGACATCTTCGCCCTGACCCGCGAGCTTCAGCAAACGATTGATCTCTACCCGGCCATCGCCAGCAAGGCCGAGCGAGGATACAAGCTCTTCCTGAACGAACCGCTCCGCCCCTTCAAGAGCAAACCGGTGCCAATCAACGACCAGCAAACGCCGGTCGAAGCCTTCCGCAGCGTTGCGCTGGGCTGCCTTGAGCATTTTCAGCGCAACGAAAGTGGGCTGCTGATAGGCGGCGATCCTGAGTTCGTCCATCAGGCCCGCGTCTCGCTGCGCCGCCTGCGCTCCGCGATCAAACTCTTTGCCCCCGTTTTGCCGGCAGAATTTGTCGCCGCCTACGGCCAGACCTGGCGAACGCTGGCAGGCGCGCTGGGCGACACGCGCAACTGGGACGTATTTCTCGAAGAAACACTGCCCCCCATCGCCGCCGCCTTTCCCGAGCACCGCGACATCAAGCGCCTGCGCAAAGCTGCGCTGCAACGCGCAAGCAGCGCCCGCAAGTCGGTCATCGGCCTGCTCGCCGTCAGCGAATACCCGCGCCTGCTGCTCGAATTCACCGCCGCCATCTACACACTGAACGACAGCGCACCGGTTCCAATCAAGGATTTTGCCCGGCAACAGATCGCCAACTACGCCCGAAAAGCCCGTAAACTGGCGCTGCAACACGCCGAACTCAGCCCGGAAGAGCGACACAAGTTGCGCATCGCCTTCAAAAAGCTGCGCTATTCCCTGGAATTCTTCGCGCCCTTGCTACCGCAACGCCGCCTGAAGCCATATCTGGCTGCACTGGCCCAATTACAGGAAGAACTCGGCCTGATCAACGACCACGTCACTGCCGAAACCCTGATGGTCAACGTGCTCGATGGACACCCACCCGGGCCAGTGCACGGCTGGATTTCGGGTCGGTATGCATTGTTGATCAGAGAGTTACCGGATGCACTACAAACCTGGCTGACACAAAGCCCGCCGATCTGA